The proteins below come from a single Polynucleobacter sp. MWH-UH23A genomic window:
- a CDS encoding FAD:protein FMN transferase: MQASHRWSQENHGDVRLSTQTQVKMIRCKPLLGTYVEIAADNDCAIDQAFAAIELVQDLMGFHNPNSELSQINAHAHTKTILVHQWTFQVLRIAQELCESTNGMFDCGVGGKLVSSGLLPKHSERLNISCGSIMDLKLIEPNLVSSKTQLTLDLGGIAKGFAVDKAVEALQQCGVVSGFVNAGGDLRVFGNLAQEVQVRNPANPHELISLGSLENGAIASSGLYYCDHSKFNQGHIVNPQTMEQIEFTESYSVIAPECIYADALTKIFAISKDDSHPCFQKYSAQAIEIAL, translated from the coding sequence TTGCAAGCATCTCACCGATGGAGTCAAGAGAATCATGGTGATGTACGACTTAGCACTCAAACCCAAGTCAAAATGATTCGTTGCAAACCCCTCCTTGGAACCTATGTTGAGATTGCCGCTGACAATGATTGCGCCATCGACCAAGCTTTTGCTGCTATTGAATTAGTCCAAGATTTAATGGGCTTCCATAACCCCAACAGCGAACTGTCTCAAATTAATGCACACGCTCATACCAAAACTATTTTGGTGCATCAATGGACTTTTCAGGTTCTTCGAATTGCTCAAGAATTATGTGAAAGCACAAATGGCATGTTCGACTGTGGTGTTGGTGGAAAGTTAGTTAGTTCTGGCTTACTACCAAAGCACTCTGAACGCTTAAATATATCCTGCGGTAGCATCATGGATCTCAAGCTAATTGAGCCCAACTTAGTCTCTTCGAAAACTCAGCTCACCCTAGATCTAGGCGGCATTGCCAAAGGATTTGCTGTCGATAAAGCAGTTGAGGCGCTACAACAATGCGGTGTTGTGTCTGGCTTTGTAAATGCAGGTGGTGATTTGCGGGTATTTGGAAATCTTGCCCAAGAAGTTCAAGTGCGCAACCCAGCCAATCCGCATGAGCTGATTTCATTGGGCTCCCTTGAGAATGGCGCCATTGCCAGTAGCGGACTCTACTATTGCGATCACTCTAAATTCAATCAAGGGCATATCGTTAATCCTCAAACAATGGAGCAAATTGAATTTACAGAGTCTTATTCGGTAATTGCACCGGAATGTATTTATGCGGACGCTCTCACCAAGATCTTTGCTATCAGCAAAGATGATTCCCATCCCTGTTTTCAGAAGTATTCAGCGCAAGCAATTGAGATTGCCCTATGA
- a CDS encoding FMN-binding protein has product MKWNPSPLVAITGIALVGAPIYAHAKIYVSAEQAQKLIFPNKQFTKYPIVLSEDIQDKMQSASSVRQAFKGDRTWKAADGSYFIVDEVVGKHEMITYAVGIAPNGTVQGIEIMEYVESYGYEVAEDSWRKQFVGKTAEDPLKLKKDIQNISGATLSCKHLTDGVKRIMVMYDLALKPKSK; this is encoded by the coding sequence ATGAAATGGAATCCTAGTCCGCTAGTAGCAATTACTGGCATAGCCTTGGTGGGCGCGCCCATCTATGCGCATGCAAAAATTTATGTATCCGCCGAACAAGCTCAGAAGCTGATCTTTCCGAATAAACAATTTACTAAATACCCCATCGTATTGAGCGAGGATATCCAAGACAAGATGCAGTCGGCTTCTAGCGTCCGACAAGCTTTTAAAGGGGATAGAACCTGGAAAGCAGCAGATGGAAGCTATTTCATAGTAGACGAAGTGGTTGGCAAACATGAAATGATCACTTATGCAGTTGGCATTGCCCCAAACGGCACGGTTCAAGGTATCGAAATCATGGAATACGTTGAGTCCTATGGATATGAAGTGGCCGAAGATAGCTGGCGCAAGCAATTTGTTGGAAAAACTGCCGAAGATCCTTTGAAGCTTAAGAAGGATATTCAGAATATTTCTGGGGCCACTCTTTCTTGCAAGCATCTCACCGATGGAGTCAAGAGAATCATGGTGATGTACGACTTAGCACTCAAACCCAAGTCAAAATGA